The genomic segment AGGCAGACACTAAAACACAGGGTCTTCCACGCTGCAGGAAATGCGCATGCGCATGTCGGCTGCCCGGGCGCTCTGCCTTTGCCCCCACGGTGCACACACGCTTCTCCCCACGTGCTCAGGCGCCCTACCTGGCCGTGCAGCATGGACTCCAGCACTAGCGCCCACAGGTCCACAAAAGATGTGGGGTGGCCCTGCTCAGCCCGCAGCTCCAGCTCCCGGCGGTAACTCGCCAGGCGCTCTGGGGAAAAGACCTCCAGCTTGCTCTTGGCCAGGTGCTCCCGGGCATATCGGATAGGTTCCTCCAGGTCCTTCTGCGACCACTCAGGGTCCCCGTACAGGTGGGCCATTGTCCTGGGAGAACGAGGGGACAGAACAGTAGGAGCCCGAGGCCCAGCATGGGGCGCTGCAACCCCTCCTTCCCACCCTGCAGCTTCTCCTGACGCGTGGCTTCTGCCGCCAAGGCTGGGCCGATCTGGGAAGCGGGTCTCAGGGCTGTCTCTCCTTCCAGACCGGCGCTGTCCAATATTAATACAATGTTTGCCACGCACGGAATTTAAAATTTCCTAgtaagcacattaaaaagataacaagcctgtaaaattaattttaatattttatttaatcgctatattaaaaaattatcatttcaacatgtaatcaatacagTTACTGatgtaatttctatttttgttttcaaactaaGTCTTCCAAAttcactgtgtattttttttttttttttgagacggagtcttgctctgtcgcccaggctggagtgcagtggggcaatctcagctcactgcaagctccaccacctgggttcacgccattctcctgcctcagcctccccagcagctgggactacaggcacccaccgccatggctggctaatttttgtgtttttagtagagacggggattcaccgtattagccaggatggtctcgatctcctgacctcgtgatctgcccgcctcagactcccaaagtgctgggattacaggcatgagccacagcgcccggccttcACTGTGTATTTATAACACACCTCAATGTGGACTGGCTGCATTTCAAGTGGtcaataaccacatgtggctactggctACCATAGTGGCTTACTGTACTGGACAGCCCAGTTCTGGACCCCACTCCCATCTTCATGGTCCTGTCCTGAAGCCTTTTCACACTGTGCTTGTCAACAGCTGTCACCTAAACTCCTCTGAGGAGTTTCCTCTTCTTTTACTCCTTAAAGTCACATTTCAATAAGACTCAAAGGAACGAATCTCTAACAGCGGGATGCTGCACCTCGTCATGCTGCACGATGAGGGCGTAGGGAGGTCATGCTATCTTTAGGTAAAAATAGCATTTTGACCTCAATGTCTACACAGTCTTAAATGGACAATAAGGGAATCTACCTCGAGtgtggtgaagattaaatgaaataataacaatgaacaaTAAAAAGAGTTACCAATTAGGAACTCCTGGCTGTGCTGGGCATTAAGTTAAGTGCTTTACTTGGGTGATCCCCCCACCCCAGTCCCACGTGGTGTGCGCCATGATTGCCCCTGTTTGGAGCTGCGTCAACTGAGAATCAGAGGAGATAAGTTGCTCAGGGTCAGCCAGCCAGTAAGTGGTGCTGCCGGGACTCAGACCCAGCTGCATCTGAGCCAGCTACCTCATAGCCCTTCAGTAACATCCGGAACGCACCTCCTGCACCGCCTCGCTCACGGCAGGGCTTCTGTAAACGTCTGTTTCCTCCCTTGTGGGAAAGCTGCTTGGCTCTATCAGATCACACTGCTCACACCTACTTGGCCTCCCCACACAGAGGGTCCCTCTGGTGTCCACTCTGCCCCGCTATGGCCCCTGATCATCTCTGCCGTCCAGTCCCCCCGGATCCTCACCACGTAGAGCCCGAGACGCCACTGAAGTAGGTCACACAGTCCAGCAGGCCCAGCTTCTGCAGGGCCAACAGGTGGCCATAGAGCGAGGTCATGGCCCGGGCACCTCCTCCTGTGGCCATGATGCCCACGATGGGTACCTGGACCACATACAGACACAGGCTGGATTAACAAGGAAAGGGGCCAGCTGCCTCCTGTCTCACCCAAAGCCCTGCCCCACTCCCTGTCTGCAGGGCCCACATGGTTGAGGCCTGATAGAGTCAGGGTCAGAGCTAGGTCCAGCCTTCTTCTGGAAGCAACGGCTCTCAGCCCAGGATGGAGCTCCCAAGGGAGTTAGATCCCCAAAGCCCACCCACGCTCCCATGTCTCCCCACATATGCCCACTCTCCACTGACTGGAGTTTCTGGAGAGGCACAGGAATCAGGTACTCCCTTATGGCCAGTCCAGGATATCTGCACACACATCTCCCTGCACCCCCAGACCTCGTCCTCCTGCAGGTCTCCGTCCAGCTGCAGGGCCTGCTTCAGGGCCTTGGCCACCACCTGCTTCCTCCTGCTCAGGAAGGCCTGCTCCTCTGCACACAGATTGAAGCCCAGGTGCACGGCCAGCTCCTTGGAGCTGTGACAATGGAGGATCCAGGGGTCAGGGGACACCTGCATAGCTCAGCCACCGGCTGGCCAAGCCCACAGCGAGCTGCCAAAGAAGCCCCTCCTCCAATCTCAAGGACCACCCTTGTCCACAGCCTTCCCCTCCTGCATGCCCCCCTCTCACTGTCCCCACAGATGGGAATGTCCCTTACCAGCCCTCTGCCTTGAGCTGCAGCCTCACTCCTGGGACCTGAAATCAAAGCCAGAGACCCTGCTCAGACCCTCCTAGACCCTAAGCAGCACATAGGTATCCCCTGGGGTCTTGGTCcccttcatcttctttttttttttttttttttaagatggagttttgctcttgttgctcaggctggagtgcagtggtgcaatcttgactcaccgcaacctccgcctcctgggttcaagtgattctcctgcctcagcctccagagtagctgggattacaggtatgtgccaccatgcccagctaatttttgcattttcagtagagacagtatttccccatgttggccaggctgttctcgaactcctgacctcaggtgatccgcctgccttggcctcccaaagtgctgggattacaggcttaagccaccgagCCTAGCCTTATCTTCATTCTTACTGTCATTTCCCATCCAGTTGAGGCCACTTACATCTTGAGCAGGAACATCCATGGTCACCTCCTTCCCGATCAAAGGCCTCAGGGGCACAGTGAGGCGCCGAGCTGAGTTGTCCCCATTCCAGACATTGCTTGTGGAGCTCTGGAGGGAaagcatcattcattcattcaacaaatcccTACTGAGTATCTAGACTGTAATCCAGGCAGACATAGTCTCTCCCTGAtaatacagaatattataatatTGATAAGTATCATAACTATAAAATtataagagctaacatttatgTAGTATAAAGGCATTGTTCTCACTGAACAGCATGTGTAAATTTATAAAGACATGGGTAATGAACTGATGTTAGTAAATGTCGTGAAGGAAATAAGTGGTGTGATATGACAGTTTCTAATGCAACCAAAAGTGGAGTGCGTGGGGTTTATTTGAGGTAGGGGTCAAGGAGGACCCTCTGAAGAGGCACCATTTGAGCTAAGAtgttgaggaggaggaggaggcagtctTGGAAGGAGCCAGTGGGGGACAGGAGAGCACCTGGCATGTTGGAAATGAGAGAGGAGACAAGGATGGCTGATGCATCGTGCATGGGGGGAGTGTGGAACAAAATGAGGCGGCAGAGGTGGGCGGGTGCCTTGTGGGCACAGATGTCATGGCCTTGTGGGCACAGATGTCATGTCTTATTCTAAGGGTATCACTGGAGGGGCTGCTGGAGGATTCAAAGATTGATATGGTGCAGCAACCCCATGGCCACTCTGGCCCCTGGTGGTCCTCCATGTCTGCCAAGGGTGAGGTACCTAACTAGGGAGGCTGACAAGGCCACAGGGGCCTTGGCCCTGGTGGgcagggagagcagggaggggCCTGCAGCAGCTGGAGCTGCCCAAGCCTGGGGATTACAAATGAGGTCTAGAGCCAAGACCTACCCTCAGGCGCCCACTCAGCTCTGTCTCTAGGGCTGCCATGTAGTGGAAGCGGAAGGCAGAGGCTGTGCCCAGGGAGGATGTCTGTGTGTCCTCATAGGACCCCTTCAACTCCAGCTCCAGCTCTAACTTGTCCTGATCTAGGGAGAGAGTGGGTGGGTTAGCATGAGAACAAGAGCCCAGAGCCCTAGCTCGGACCTGGGACAGCAGCACCACCCCCCGGACTCAGAGGATGCCCGGGAGCCTGGGCCATCTGAAAAGGGCCCTTCCCAGTCCACGGGGCCCACAACCTTCCTGCCCCAGACTCCTGCCTTCTGCCACTTGCTCTCCCCCAGGTCAGGGGACCCTCCTGCCCAAAGGAGACCCATGGGCCtctgtgccatgttggtgagaAGGGAGAGGCACGCTCTATCCTGCTGCTGGCCTCCCGCCCTGTGCAGGCTTCCCAGCAATCCTCCTCACCCCCACATCCAGGCAGAGTCCAGGCCTGGTTCCAAGCCGGTCTCACCTGCAACCACAGTGGTGCTACCTGCGCTGTCCAGATGCACATCCAGGCATGACAGCTCTCGGGCCTAGGGAAGACCACATCATGGGCAGGGGCCTCTGCAGGGTAAGCTGAGGTCCCCTCAACCTCAACCCTCTGAGCCCCACTGTCTCAAATCCACCACACACACAAGGAGTTGTGGAGTTGTGTGGGCTCAGGATGAGTTTGGCTGCAGAGGCCCTTCACCCCATGGACGATCCTCTGCCGCTGCTGAAGCTGATGCTCCCCAGCAGCCAGGTGGACCCCGGCTCCATACCTCCCCACCAGCTCTCCTGGCATTGCCAAATTCCCGAAACCTCCTAGAGCGCCCAGCCCTCAGATACAGCTCTTTCTTCTCTTGTTTCCCTGTGGCTTGGAGCTGGAGGAGATATTCTACCACAACTCCAAATAATCTAAGCGAGCTGCTCGTCCACAGGAGGGTGGACTGGGCGCCGGAGAAACACTCAGAACATCTCCTGGCCGTCGTCTGTGGCCTAACTGGGGACACTGATAAGGCCAGGCCCCCATGGCCTTGCCAAGGGAGTCTGTGTGCTATCTGTGAAGCATACCAGCAGATGCCCGCCACCCACGCTCCACACAATCACTGAATTTGCCCACCTGCTGCGTTGTCTCCATCACCTCCTAAGAGGCAGTGCCATTGGCTTGACtttattttcatgtgtatttttaaaagtaatacccGCCCATCAAACAGCCCCTGGGAGCTTAAATGCTGGGCTCTAGGTGACCCTGGACCCGCCTGCTCCCAGGTCTGTGCCGCTGGTCTGGGACACCGTGTGGCTGGTCTGGGACACTGTGATAAAAGCTTCTAGCGCGTCGCCCGCTTGCCCCCTTGCGGCCATTTCTGTTCACTGCAGCTTCGTGAGCCCGCGGTCAGGAGCGCTGACGGGGACTCTCCCCGTCCCAAGTAGAAACTGCCTGAGCCCCGGATCCGATCTCTAGGATCCGGTCTCCGAGGTCGACAGCACACCGCCCTGGGAGCTCCCTCTGAGCCTCGGTGACCTCAACATGAACAACCAGAAAGTGGGCCTGGCCTGCCTGATTTCTTCACCACTTCCCAGGGAAGCGCTCAGTCAGTCCCTAAAACTATGAGTTCACCGCAGGTGACTAAACACCTTCTGGAAGCACCCCCAACAGCTGTGGGCCAGAACCTCCTCTCGGCAGAGCCCTGCCTCCCCTCTCTCTATGCGCCCCTTAGCTCCAGGCCCCTGCAAGACCCACACCCCCAGGTGACCACCTGGCTGGAAGGCTAGGGGTGGTTTTACCACGAAGCCCTGCCCCTTCCTTGTCGCTGCTGGTCCACACCCCAGGCAgctgccctccctccccaggtGTCTGCTCTGGGGCCCCTCCCCTAAGCCTGGGGAAAGCGCTTACCACAAGGACTTTGTTGGTGATGAGGTTTTCTGGGCGATCCGACCTGGAAAAATCAAACCATGCAAAGGCAAACGCTTCTTGCATTGACCTCCCCCTCCCGCCCATGTGGGGTCTGCCTGGGTGATGCTGAGGGCTCTGTAGGTCCTGGATAAGGTTCAGAGGGAAGGGGAGATGTTttgcaggaggagaggagaggggagagagcagGCATTGAAAACATCGGCCTTCCTCTGCATTTCCCTGAGAAGCCCCACCCCACACCCAACCTCTCTGGCAGAGGTACAAGATGGGGGACAGTCAGGCAGACTGACCGCAGGGAGATCTAGGTCAGGGCCATTTCCTCAGACAGAGCCTGAGTCCCGAGACACTCCCTGGGCTGTGTGACATTACTCACGTTTCTTCCATCAGGAACTCCACATCCAACTCCTCCTCTCCCTGAAATCAGAGAGGATGAGCAAGTCATCAGCACAACCTATTTCTTCAGAGTTGACACAGTTCTTTTACAGGTGTCATCTCATCCTCTCAAGCAGTCTCTAAGGGAGGCACGTTAGTACAATTATTTCcaatttaaagatgaggaaactgaggctaccTGCCCACATTGCCTGTGGCTAGTAAGTCTGCAGAGAACAGGTCTCCCTCCCTTGGAGGTCCCACAACTCTGGGCAAGACTGAAGGGGAAGACAAGGAGCACAGCCAAAGGAGGCATGATGTGCAGGAcccatttgtttttcttgaggAGGGCCCAGACCCCCGAACTCTGCCGTCCCCACCCCCAGGCTGCAGCAGGAAGGCAGGTAAGGCCTTCACAAAGCAGGCCTTGGCACCACCAGCAGGAGTGATGGATGCTGAGCTGTGTTTTGAGGGGTGTTAGGAAgttctccacctcccaaagcctTCCTGCCACCGGTGGCCAAAATTCCTCCACTGGGTGATTTAGCCTGATAACTGTAAAGCGAAGCCTTCTCCTtgcttattaaaatgcaaatatccctGGAAGGGGTTTAGATTTTCTGTGAATGAGTTCACCCCAGCAGTCTCCCAACAGGTGGGAGAAACAGCAACTTCCTCAGCTTGGAGTCAGAAGAAGTGCGGCCCACGGGGACTTCCCCACCCACCTGGGGACTCTGGGAGAAGGTTTTCCGGAGCAGCTTGCCAGGGAGGACTTCTGAGATATCATAGAGAACCTTGAAGCAGATGTCATCCTCCGTGATTGAGTCCTCATCATAGATGCTAAGTTCCAGAACATTCTAGGAACCAAGAACAGCGACTTAGCATTTTACCTGCTCATAGCGAGAGTAGCTCACCTCTGTTGAGCCCTTACTTGATGTCTAGAGCCACAGAAGATTATTATGCCCCCACTCTTctgcacttaaaaaaaagaactgtaaaacttaaatataaggaaatcttattaaatttcaaatttcctccttctaatttttgtttttatcaaacataaaattctgagctggacatggtggctcatgcctgttatcccagcactttgggaggctgaggtgggtggatcacctgatgtcaagagttcgagaccagcctggccaacgtggtgaaaccccatctctactaaaaacacaaaaaattagctggatatggtgatgggtgcctgtaatcccagctactcgggaggctgaggcaggagaatcccttgaacctgggaggcggaggttgcagtaagctgagattgtgccattcaactccagcctgggcaataagagcaaactccgtctcaaaacaaaaacaaaaacaaaacaaaacaaaacacataaaagtCTGTCAAagaattctctcttcctctctctctgtctgtgtctctgtctctctccttggcttctcTGGCTCCCTGAGCTGCACCCTAAGGTATGTGCTGGTGACCTTCCACGGTCTTCCACACACAGTCTCATCTCACCCCACAGCACGACCCAGTCAGGAGGAGGCTCTTACTGTCTCTGTTTCATAGCTAGGCTTCGAGAGGAACCCAGCTTGCGGGAGGCAGTCCCACAGCCAGTTGGTGAAAGGACCATGTTCATGCTTTCATACATTCCCTTGCACACAGCACAGACGGGCCAGGCCACAGAGACCCCCTTCTCCTAAGAGTTTCTCTGACAGCCCCGGAGGAAGCATGCTCGACCCCAGGAACCCTCGCATGGGGGTCCGGCCTGTTCACAGGGAAGTGGCCAGGAGTCCCCGGCCTTCACCTTGACCTGACTTTGGATAAGGAAATGGAAGGCCTCATTCCACACAGGATGACTGGTGTCGGTGAGCGTCTTGGTCTTAAACTTCATTCCAGGCACGGTGGACAGCTGTAGGATCACGTACGGGTCGGCCTCACTCACTGCCAAGGTTAAGGAAGACTCTGTGAGGAAGCATTCCTCACACCCCTCTCCATGGGCCACGCCAGTTTCCTATCAAGACCCTGACAGTCACCACAGGtgacccagcccagccccagggtGCTCGTCTTGGCTCTTCCCATGGGATCCAGTCCTCCCTGCTCCCACCAGAGCGCACAGGGCATTTACTCACACAGGTCAGCCCTGCGCAGGTTCCGCGCCTCCAGGACCCTCACGGTGAGCTGCCAGCAGGCAGAGGCCTCCCACTGGAGAGAAAATCAAACTCCAGAGTCCTTCCCACATTCCCTCCCCTGTGCCTGGAGCTGCCGTGCTGCACCGGGCTGCCGACACCCCTCACCACTCTCCTGGCACTTGGCGGTGCCGACACCGACCGCTGCCAGGCATTCCGAGACAGCCTCTGGGGACCACACAGCCTTTGTCCACCTCTGTCTTTGGGGTCAGGGTTCTGGGCTGCAGCAGTCAGGGAATAGCAGCCCACCCAGGGTGGGATTTGTGGAACCCACTCCCCTTCAGGAACAGAGAAACATGGGGTAGTGGACAGAGCAAGGAACTGAGGGCCAAGGAGTGGCCACCACATAGGTCAGTTAGATGTCAGCCCTTCCCAGAGCTCCCAGGGAGGGCAGCCCTTTGGCAAAACAAGGGCTACCTTTGGTGACCCTACTGCCAGCACTGCCCACCCCTCAGCCCTTCCGGACAGGAAGCAGGCGCATGACTTAAGGGAGGCTGAGCCTCGGCAGCCCAGTCCACAGGTGCTACCCTGGATCTCAGCAATCTGCACTGTAAAGCGTATGAATGAGGAAACTCCAGGAGCATTGGGCCATCGTAGGGAGCAGTCGGTGCTGTGGGTGAAAGGCCACTACGTATTAAGATGCTGACGAGGCCATGTCAGCCACAGGCAGCCCAGGTGACAGGGAGAAGCAGCTGAGTGGGCAGAAGCTGGAGGAGAAGATGAACAGAGAGTAGGTGACAGGAGGGAAAGCGGATGGCCAGTGGGGCGTGACTGAGACCTGCTGGGGACAGAGCACTGGGGGTGTCCCCACACCCCACTGCTGAGGTCCCTGGCACTGTCAGGATCAGGAGGGTCCTGGGGTTTCTGTTCCTATGCCCTGTGGCACGGCTTCTTCTGGGTACCTAGCACAGGTTTCTTATAAGCCCCTTTGATGTGAAGTGACTCACATGGGTTTGGCAGGGccaatggcatttttttcctGTGGGCTGACCCCAAGGAAGGTTGCTGGCCTTGCATCCTCTTGGAAAGGAGCCTTCCTAGGAGGACCACCTATGGGGCACGTGGCCGCAGCAGAAAGAGCCCACGTACAGAAGGTCCGTTAGAACAGGGGCTATCAGGAAGGAGCACTGCCTGTGccagggggtgggggagtgggagCCCCCAGCCCGGAGGGGACCCTGCTGGGCCACAGGGTGGCAGGACCCCCAAGGGGCACCAGGCACATGAAGGCCTACGAAATGCTAAACGCAGGAGCCACGCAGTATGGCGGCCCTGCTGAAGAACACACAGACCACCTTCATTCCGGAAAAAAACACCCTGCTGGGGCTTCTGCCATTCAGCGGCTCTGCCACCAGGTTAGACTCCCCACCAAGTAAGTATGATTGTCTCAGACCCTTATATCccttcacctcctcctccctgatcCTGAGGGAGCCACCAGGCCGTGCAGTGTTTGCACAGTGAACATTCGACATCACATGGCTGGGAGACTGTTGTGGCAAAACCAGAGCTGTTTCCTGCTTTGCGCTCTCCCATGACCAGACCCACTTCCACGCATGTGGTTGGAAGTTCTCGGTGCCTACCAGGACTGGTCTCCGCTCTGCACAGATGCTGCTTGCCAGGGGCTGGCTCAGCACCCACGGGGACCTGACTCTCCACTCACCACCAAAAACCATAAAGGACCATGGGCCATGGCGAAACCATATGCCTGGTGGCCCTGCCCCTGCATCTTTCCTCTCTGCGGTTCCATGCCAACATCCCTATCACTCCAGGCAGCTTTCCAGCACAGCATGCACGACCTCCCTGAGCAAGGTAGACTGGTTTCTCTCTTCCTGGGGATTAACTCCAGTGGCACCAGCAACATGTCAACTCTACAAACCTTAAGCCTTATAGATACTGTCAGCAACAGAGATTTCATGAGCTTCGGGGCATCTAGCTCCATTTCCTCCCCTCACTCAGACTCCACCACTGCCGGCCACAGGTAGCTCCATTTCCTCCCCTCGCTCAGACTCCACCACTGCTGGACACAGGGAGGTGATGGCTGGGACACTGGGGCCCTGCAGGGTGTTGAGTTTCAATGTCCCACTCCAAGACAAGACAGGGGAAGGGCAGAGGCAGCCTGGCCTCGTTCCCCTGCTCCCCGGGGCCAGGCCGACGCTCCACAGGTCCACAGCTTGTGGGCTGCTCTAAAGCCATTTGGGCTACTAAGAAATGGCCCCAGTTACTCACTGTCTAGCCAGTCACCATCCCGGGTTTAAGCACTGTAGTTCATTTCTCCCTGCCATCACCGAGAGCTTCTCAACCTCAGAAAGCCCATTCCCCGGCAAGTCATTTTCCCTAGAGAAATCCCAATTCTCTTCGCCTCTAAGATCATCGCTAACATGGAGTGCCCAGAACATGGTATTATTGCGACAATGATTACAATGTCTGGTCTTTACGGGGGCTTCAAGGCAGACTCTGGAGCCAGCTTGTCTGGATTTAAACCCTGGCCCTgccacttacttgctgtgtgaccttggacgagTCACTAaacttctctttgcctttgtttCCTCATGTGTAGTGGAAATAATAGCAGTTCTGACCTCACATAGTATTCTGAGGCTTAGAATGTTAATGCCTGCAGGCTGCTTAGGAATAAAGTAAAGTTTTTAAGTAACTGCTATTACTACTACTGTTCATTAAGTATTTGTCATGTTTCCAGGCGCTGTGAATGTTGCAGATACCAAGATGCAATCAGTTTTGTCAGACCCCGACAAATTAGGGCTGGGAACGCATGAAAGAGCAGAGCTCATGTTTACATGTCTGAGATGAGAGCTGTTTCCAAGGACTTTCTGCAAACCCCACAGAAAACAGCTTCACATCCTTCACGCATCCTTCGGCATCTTCATGCCGAAGTCCCTCTTCAGCAGGAAGACAGAAATGAGCAGACCTGCCCTGTCCCCTGCTGGCACCAGTGCCCTGTGGTGGGGCAAAGCAGGAGGTCAGAGAGAAGAGAGGTGGAACCCCTGGGCACAGCCCCTGGTCCTGGGGACTCAGTCCTGCCAATGCCAGTTGGAGGCGAGGTGCTTTCCAGGTGTGGGGCAGACTCAGGCTCCAAAATCGCTGACACTTAGGCTTTTGTTTTACCCGGGAGCTAGACCTTGAGCAGGCTGAGGGAAAAGGGGGAAGGGGCACAGCCTTCGCCAGGGAGATTAGCTGACAAGTTTTATCACTAGACATCCATTAGGACTGCGGTAATTCAGATAAGATGCCCTCAAAAAATACACATGCCCAGTAACAGCATCTCCACCAATGAACTAACAACTCTGGCTTTGAGCCTCCAGAACCAATGAATTCTGTTTCCAAGCAGTTTCTGTGAGCCTCCCCTTTTTTCCAGTGAAagcttccctttccccttccctcaccATTGCCCTGGCGGCCTGTCATTCGGCACATTCCGAGCCACAGTCGTTTATCGTTCCAGAGTAAACACAACATAGTTAGAGACCATTTTCTCTCGTGTCTTTCTGTGGGGTGACAATACTGTACTAAGCATGTTACCTATTGTAACTTTATTTATCCTCCCACAACTTCAAAAGACAGTACTCCCATTTCCTCCCGTTTTCTAGATGAGGGAATTGAGGCTGAGAGAGGCTAACTTGCCGAGGTCACAGAGTTAGCAGGGACAGAGTTGGAATTCAAACTTCGAGGCCAGAGCTCACAACCCGTCTATTCTCCCTCCCCAGGACTTTGCTCCTTTGGAAAAGCATGCAACTCTTCCCTCATTGCCCCACGGATATCTAGGATATCTAGACACTAGATTTTCATAGATTTGTCTAATTTGAGTAATAGATATTCATAGATTGGTCACAGATTTGACTAATACGATTACTGAGCTAACTGGCATAATTAACTGATAGGAATCTTTTCTCCTGAGGGCATAGGGGTGTCACCTTCCCTTCTGAAAGATCCTCCCATCTGAAATACCACCTTAATTGATGACGAACCCAGAGGCTTCTGGAGGGCATTCATCAGCCCAGTCACCTGTAGGTGACAGTAACCTTAGCACACTTAGCCTCATTCCTGGCCACCACCTGGGGCACCGGACCAGGAGCCAGCCCTGCTGGCCTTGGTCCCTGGCAGAGGATGACAACTCTGGGCTTTGGAGAAACACGTGACAGAGGTGGGCACGAGCAGTTTGCAGGCCTCCCTGGCCTGGGTGCAGCCCCCAGCTCTTGGGCCTAGTAAATACTTGGCAGTGGGTGGGGATTTGGGCCCCCAGAGCTCCGGAGACACACAGGGTGATCCCAGGAGTCCAGCCAGTTCCAGGAAGTCTGCTGGCCTGTGGTGATGGGCTGTGGACCTGGTGGGTTTCCTTTTGTGACACACGCAGCCACTGTGTTCTCCGATGTTGGTGGGGGGGAGGTCCCTAAGGCCACTGCTGCGGTCACTGGTGGTGGCGAAAGGAAGCTCTGCTGGCCAGGCTCATGTTTCCCAGCCCCCGCATCTACGGATGCTGCCCACCCAGCCACCCACTCTGCACCCCAAATCTCAGACTCCCTCGCCCTCTGGCCCAGTCTGGTAGAGACTGAAATCACCCTGATTCCAGCTACCACACTTCCCAGAAAGCACCCTGGCCCCAGGCCTGCCCTGACTGGTGCCCACATGCTCTGCAGACACTATTACCTGGTAAGGATGGCCAGGTGGTCCCCCAGGTGACAGACTCTCCATGCTAGCCTTTCCAGCTTCACTCCAGGCCCAGCCCTTGCCAAGATGCTAGCTCTCTGGCTGGGTGGCAGCAACAGTCCCAATGGGATGGGACCAGCGTGAATCTGCCAGCCTTCGATGAGCCACGATCCTATAAACAGGTTGGGGCTCCACCCCCAGGTCTCTCCTTCAGCCCTGCACCTGCCCCTCTTCCCCAGGAGGCTGGGTCAACCAGCATCTCCAGAAACCTCTGGCAGGGCTCCAGGATCTGCAGGTGGAGCACCTCTTCCAGACCTGGAGTTTCAGGACAGAAGACGCAGCCAGGGGGAGGCAGATGAGtcccaggagtggtggcaggaaGCTGGTTCCCCTGAGGctgagggcagaggctggggTAGGGGTAGAGCTGAGGAAACCCCCAGCCCCACCGGAGCCAGGGCAGCCTCTAGAGGAGGGGAGGGCTGAGCACCTGAGACTAGGCAAGGGGCCAGCCCTCCTGGGCAGCTCTGTGCAGCAGGGAT from the Chlorocebus sabaeus isolate Y175 chromosome 26, mChlSab1.0.hap1, whole genome shotgun sequence genome contains:
- the PLA2G4D gene encoding cytosolic phospholipase A2 delta isoform X2 translates to MKFKTKTLTDTSHPVWNEAFHFLIQSQVKNVLELSIYDEDSITEDDICFKVLYDISEVLPGKLLRKTFSQSPQGEEELDVEFLMEETSDRPENLITNKVLVARELSCLDVHLDSAGSTTVVADQDKLELELELKGSYEDTQTSSLGTASAFRFHYMAALETELSGRLRSSTSNVWNGDNSARRLTVPLRPLIGKEVTMDVPAQDVPGVRLQLKAEGCSKELAVHLGFNLCAEEQAFLSRRKQVVAKALKQALQLDGDLQEDEVPIVGIMATGGGARAMTSLYGHLLALQKLGLLDCVTYFSGVSGSTWTMAHLYGDPEWSQKDLEEPIRYAREHLAKSKLEVFSPERLASYRRELELRAEQGHPTSFVDLWALVLESMLHGQVMDQKLSGQRAALERGQNPLPLYLSLNVKENNLETLDFKEWVEFSPYEVGFLKYGAFVPPELFGSKFFMGRLMRRIPEPRICFLEAIWSNVFSLNLLDAWYDLTSSGESWKQHIKDKTRSLEKEPLTSLETSWLEASWLQPGTALAQAFKGFLTGRPLHQCSPNFLQGLQLHQDYCSHKGFSTWADCQLDSTPSQLTPQEPQLCLVDAGYFINTSCPSMFRPGRRLDLILSFDYSLSAPFEVRWSPQGNPSAQPGQAPEADSRATDLLPHTAWVPKGRRGVRP
- the PLA2G4D gene encoding cytosolic phospholipase A2 delta isoform X1, giving the protein MKFKTKTLTDTSHPVWNEAFHFLIQSQVKNVLELSIYDEDSITEDDICFKVLYDISEVLPGKLLRKTFSQSPQGEEELDVEFLMEETSDRPENLITNKVLVARELSCLDVHLDSAGSTTVVADQDKLELELELKGSYEDTQTSSLGTASAFRFHYMAALETELSGRLRSSTSNVWNGDNSARRLTVPLRPLIGKEVTMDVPAQDVPGVRLQLKAEGCSKELAVHLGFNLCAEEQAFLSRRKQVVAKALKQALQLDGDLQEDEVPIVGIMATGGGARAMTSLYGHLLALQKLGLLDCVTYFSGVSGSTWTMAHLYGDPEWSQKDLEEPIRYAREHLAKSKLEVFSPERLASYRRELELRAEQGHPTSFVDLWALVLESMLHGQVMDQKLSGQRAALERGQNPLPLYLSLNVKENNLETLDFKEWVEFSPYEVGFLKYGAFVPPELFGSKFFMGRLMRRIPEPRICFLEAIWSNVFSLNLLDAWYDLTSSGESWKQHIKDKTRSLEKEPLTSLETSWLEASWLQPGTALAQAFKGFLTGRPLHQCSPNFLQGLQLHQDYCSHKGFSTWADCQLDSTPSQLTPQEPQLCLVDAGYFINTSCPSMFRPGRRLDLILSFDYSLSAPFEALQQTELYCRARGLPFPRVEPSPQDHQQPRECHLFSDPACPEAPILLHFPLVNASFKDHSAPGVQRSPAELQAGQVNLTGATSPYALSNMTYKEEDFERLLRLSDYNVQTSQGAILQALRTALKHRALEARPPGAQT